The DNA sequence AAACCCTtttgggctcgtttggaacgccgtattaggtcgtattgtattgtattgtattatattgaattgtattttatgcaatatttttatgtaaaactatatgtggtaataacttttatggacacttaaatatataatattttagtataaattaaagtttaacatagtattatataaaaatatgatatataatccaattcaatataatacaatacaatacaatacgacctaatacggcgttccaaacgagccctttaTGTCTTTTTTCTAAAGTAATCCAAACCCAATACGGGGGAACAAACTCTTTTGTAGTGAATCTGTCATTTGATACTCTGTCAACATGTTACGCAAAATTTAGTTTTCCATATGAAAAGGCTTTTTGTTAGCTAATGTGGTGAGGGATCTACTGGCTGAGCTTTGGCCTATTATTTTGTTCCAGTTCAAAGGTAATTAGCCAACGAAGCAGAAAGCATTTTATCagtgtttaatttaatttggaaAGAAAGTTGGATTAGAGAAAGGAAAATTGAGGCAGGCCATTTTCATgatatattttgtataatttGTGCCAATCATACTATCATAGTTTAGGGCCAGATACGGACATGATTGCCAGACTATTATATTTTGGCACTCAATAAGGAAAGAGATAACTTAGCAAGAAGATGGGCTAGATAGTTAGCCATTCTCTTATAATAAACAGAACATAAATATCAATGAAATTCTTAGATTGGAGAGCTATATCTCTAAAACTACTCCAAAGGTAGAGTGCTTCACGTCGTTATTGTTAATGGCTTCACACATTCTTTGGCAATCCATTTCCATAATCACAAAAATATCCCAAATGCGTACATAGAAGAATACACTACCAGATTACACTATCAATACTTGCAACATGAGGTTTAGGGGCCAGACCAAGGGATAGCTGATGAGCCACCATCACACTTGCATCATCTCCTAAAACCACTTTGATCTTTCTTTTCAGTGAGTTAAATCGTGTCCTACATTAATGTTGACTTTGATTCTACCAACCTGAGGTGAATGCCAATGACAATCAGCTCCAATGCTCTCCTCTTTtgtccttttttctttttgtgacGAGTGATAATAaggattttgattttttttaactagCAATACATATTTGTTTTAGAGtatataaatgttaattttgtaagtgtctcttttcatttatttttactgtTTGATAAAAGTAGtgtatgtttattttatataacaAACTAATATTACTTAAAGaaataagattaaaaaaaaagctaaaCCCTAAATGTCGTATAGGAAGGAGGAGTTTCTTCTTCCAAAGTGAAAGTGTTGGACTTGGAGTTTCTCCTTACAAACTGCGAGGATTTTGTGAACAAAAACAGCGGGTTTCTGAATTTCTGTAAAAGCCATTCCACGGCGTCATCAGCTTCACCTTGTAAGAGTTGCCTTTGATGGAGTTTGTCAGCCCTGAAGGTCTCCGATTAGATGGACGCCGTCCGACCGAAGtacagctctctctctctctctctctctctctctctctctctctctctctcaaatattGCTTTTGAATCTTTAATTTATggcttataatatttataaaactgttttttcTTTGGTATCAGATGAGGCAAATTCGAGCAGAACTCGGAGCCGTGGCTAAAGCAGACGGGTATTAATACTAAACATTTTTGCTGTAATACAAACTCAGTTTCTGGATTGATAATAATAACAAGAATAATgttgtatttatttttgtatcagTTCTGCCGTTTTTGAAATGGGGAACACCAAAGTTGTGGCTGCTGTTTATGGCCCCCGAGAGGTACTACTCCCCAAAAATGCTGATTATCgtttcatttttatttcttcATTTTCCAAATCGATGAAGCATATTTGAGGttattataatttcttttacAGGTCCAAAATAGAAGCCAACTACTAAATGACCAAGCATTGGTAATCACTCACACTTATTTGTTTGGGTTATTCATATAAGCTGGTAGTGAAATGCTAAGAAAGCTGCTCAACTTATCTGACAATCAGAACCATGTAGCCATCAATTTGCAATTATCCTACATTAACTTGTAGTTTTTGtcatataattgattattatACTTGCATAGGGTCTCGGAGTGTGAACTACTGTTAgcatttgatgaatgtatgtttAATGAGGTATTGATTATGTACTTTTCAATTTACAGGTGCGTTGTGAGTATAGTATGGCCAATTTTAGTACTGGAGATCGCATGAGAAAACCAAAGGGAGACAGGTTTGGACCTTATTTCCTTCTTTATCTTGCAAGTGTATGTTTCTCTTGGGTTTGGGAGATTGATGTTAAATGTTGTTTTAATTAGGCGATCAACAGAGATATCTCTAGTAATTCGTCAAGCCATGGAATCTTGTATAATGACACATTTAATGCCTCGTTCTCAGGTTTTATTCCAACTAATAATTTTGTTTACCCCTTTTTTCCGTCTCTTAATCTAAATGATTGTaaagtttgttatttgttaaaagcatttttgtttttgctcTATTTTGCAGATAGATATCTTTGTCCAAGTTCTGCAAGCAGATGGAGGTAATTGACATTCATAAAATTCTATGTCTGGTCACTCATAAGCTCTCTCTATCtgtctccttttttttttttcacttagaTGCTGTTTAGTGTTGGCAAATATTTCCAGGAATGTACAGGATGTCTCATTGTTTTGATATTATAGTTGAAAAGGTTTGctcttaaattttgaatatgGTTTCAATTCTGCAGGAACTAGATCTGCATGCATCAATGCTGCTAGTCTGGCCCTTGCAGATGCTGGGATCCCAATGCGTGAAATTGTTACTTCTTGTAGTGCAGGCTACCTTAATAGTACTCCTTTGCTTGGTAATCTCTTTGTGTTTCttgttttagttttatattttcgcAATTATTCTTTCTGAAGCAAAATTCTCTCTCGCTTTATCttgatatgtattaaataaGTGTAGTAAAAATTTGATAGCTTATAGTTATTTGCTGTTACAACAGATTTGAATTATGTAGAAGATAGTGCTGGAGGACCTGATGTCACAGTTGGGATTCTTCCAAAGTTGGACAAAGTGACTCTTCTTCaggttacataatttttttgttcgtTTTCTATTCacaatattaagtatattatttgtgtaattatatcttattttctcaTGTTTATATTACAATTCTAACATTATTGCTGGATTGGATATGAAACTGGCTGCATAATATTGAGCTTTTCTCTGTTTCAAAGCCGAAACCCTTTGCAGGTTCTGACATGAAGTGTTACATAATGAACTATTTTAAGGGCTCCATATATCAAGATGTTTTTAATTAAGCACAATTTCCTCTGGAGTCATGCCAACTTTCTTTGTTAACAACCTTTTGTTGACTTCTGCTAATGCAGATGGATTCTAAGTTGCCATTGGATATTTTCGAAACTGTAATGCAATTAGCAACGGAAGGTTGCAAGGCAATAGCAAAAGAACTAAGAGAAGTAAGtatataaacacatacaaaccaCACTAATATTGCAACCcaagcataaaacaacaatgtTTTTGTCACTTTTATtgttttggtatagttttgtgaTGAGTTTTTATGACAGATACTGCTGGATAATACGAAGCAATTAGAATTTCGACGTGGAGGATAAATCGTAATGAATGGTAAGGAGACTATTTATTTGTACTCTTCGAAAAATAGCATTGCCAGGCAAAGTCTAACTCTCAGGTGTTGTATTTTTCACAGGGTTAAAGGCGATCACTCTACCATGGGGCCTTCCAAATCAGGAGAGACTCAGTTGCATTCTTCCATACACATCTTTGAAGAAATCATTTTGGATTCTAGATATTTTTCATTTAGATGAATTTTAGGAATATTTCTGATGTAATCAACAAACCATACTGGATGCCATCTTTTAGCATAGGCACCAGGCACTACTAAAGTTGGAGCCGATTGAGGATAATTGTGTTGTGtttgaacaaaatatttttcagtaaaattcgaatttattttattgaagCAGATAGGAAGTTATTTGTTTATTGATTTTTAATAGTTACAATTCTCGGTCATCATTTAGTTATGTGATAAATTAAAGGTGTACCTATTGGCAACgcagtttattaattaaaataagggtAGTTATTAGTTATTACCATTAACCTTTAAACACCAAGAAGCATCAGAGTGGCGCAGCGGAAGCGTGGTGGGCCCATAACCCACAGGTCCCAGGATCGAAACCTGGCTCTGATATTTGAATATCAGATTGGCTTCCAATTTTTAAGTGATTTTTTGATGACATTTCCTATAATTTATCAGGGTATTATGTATGATGATGTTCATGTTTGTGGTCATAGTTGTGTGAAGCTAAAATTCAACTTAttactttttaaatttcaaattgttTGTTTATGATTCCaggtattattattttgtagggaggtaatattaaatttaaactaataaaGAAGCAGATTTGGAGTTATAAGTTTGAATGTTTGAGTAGTTGCACGCTCGTTCCTGATGTGATAAAATTACTCTGACAAGTCAAAATAGAATCTTATTAGTAGCAAACACCATCAACAATCAGAGTGGCGCAGCGGAAGCGTGGTGGGCCCATAACCCACAGGTCCCAGGATCGAAACCTGGCTCTGATATTGACTATCAGTTGGGCTTCTAATGCTTTATTTTTTGTGATTGACATAAGGTGTTTTtggtggattttttttttttttaaaaaataatttgtatttttatattctgtattgtgttaaatttttattattgttctatggtttttttttttttgaattaattaaacTCATTCAAAACAATAGAACGCACTTCAGAAGAACAATCCTCCAACTGAAGCACATAacctgtagagaaacaagagtTTCTTGCCAAGCAATAAGCCAATTTGTtcgcagatcgtttaacaaaacataactcaataaaaaataaattcaaaagtaAATTCCTAACATCTTGAACAATAAGATCAAACTGCGAGGACATAAAAACTTTACTTTGGACTGCTTGGACATACATCAAACTATCCGTTTCTAATACTACATTGTCCCAGGGATGAGTCGCAATCCAACTCAACGCTTCTTTGATGACTACGATCTCAGCAATTTCGGGttgtaaatttttattattgttccatggttgttttttagtttttctaatgttgttttaattattctgttttgttattttacaattattttataaaaaaaataatatttttataaaaaattatgtcacaataaattataaacTTTTATTCATAATGTAATATCTTGGTGCTGACTCCCACGATCATTTTTCTTTGGacattttggaaaaaaataataataagcaaAATCACTTTTTAcgctatttattttttttatttttccagtTTTTTGCTGCTACAGTAATTACTTTATAAATTGTTAtgtaaattttcttaaaaattacaataaaaactgccaaaaaaatataaaaataataagctGCAACAATTACTATTCAGTATTCagcaaaagaaaataaaacaaaggAAAAGAAGGGACAtgccattttttaaaaaattacaggCTTTAAGATTAGTTTCATCCCATATCCTGGACGGGACCAAGACTTGACAACCTCTACGTAATCACTAACCATATAACTTTACTATTTCTAAACATTTGAACATCCTAACATCAACTCAACATCTTATATtcccaaaaaaataaagaaacaaacAACAAACAAATTGAGGCTCTCAATCTTCATCCTTGGAACTGTCTTTGGCCTTCTTCTCTTGAACATCAGAAACCGAGATGGTCGCTGCAAAAACTTGAAGGAACAACCTTGAGCTGCATTCGCCCTGTCCATTCCTCGCCAGGCTTTAAAGTTATAGGTCTAACAATTGCTGCTCCATCAACACAAACCATCTGTTTGTATTCCTCATCCCCAAGGTCCCCCATTGCTCTTGATTTTTTCTCCCATGGATTCCAAACCACTGTCCACAAAGATCCGAAAGATTAGGATTATGAACTTTCAAGAATTAGCTGAATCTATTCTTTTTCACACAAGGAAAAAAGAATTGTCTTAACAACCTATGCATCCATTTTTCTGTTTAGGTTGGCTTAAAGTGCTCCAGGGGTCCCAATTTCTATAAATGTATCTTAAAAAAACAGCTTACCTATGTCTGGCAGTCCCTCCTTTCTTATCACGAATGTCCTCTTCTTTTCATGATCAAGGATAGCAATTGCGTTAGGCGCACTGACATAAACACGATCCACCTAGCAGGGTAACGAAGTGTTTGTAAGAAAAGTTATTGATTTCTTCTGCCatgtaaaataaagaaaaaaaatattgtggcATTACTTCAGACTCGAATGTTATGGCGTTCCCTTGCTCAGTGAATCGCTCTTTTTGACAAAGGTTGTCTAAATAGTCAAGTGTCTCCAGGCCTTCTATCCTCACTTCACTATGAAGAGATAATAAAGAAAAGGTAGAATTAGAATGGAGTCAATACCCAAGTAACAGTTGGGAAATCCTCTAATTGAGGTTGTTCTATACACAAGCAACTTGGTCTCTAGGATATATTCTCTAacaaattacaaattttatgaTGCAAACGGGAAAATTTAGACCAGTTTGAACTATTTTTCATACCTTATGTCAGAGACTGAGAAGTACGTGTGGTAAGCAAATGAAAAACTAAAAGGCTTTCCATTTACATTCCGAATACGTGATATCATATTCAAAACTCCATCAGCTGCCAGCGACACTCTGAGACGAAATTCAAAGCTGGAAGGGATAGCAAAGATTCATTCTGTTATCAAATTCAAAGGAAGGCATTTCTCCACAACAATGCTTAGCCAATGACATAATACACTTGAAGCAAAATTTAAACAAATCCATAACGAGTGCTGTCCATTCAACTCAAAACCAATGAAAAGGCAGATAAAGCTAATACCTATGGGGCCAGCATTTCATGTCATCGTCAGATGGTTTGAGTAGAAGATCAACGAAAGATTTCCCATGGGAATCATTTAGATGCAGAGGTGGAGGGCTATCCTCGATCATCCAAATCTTGTTTCTTGCAAATCCATGCAGTTCTGTTGATCCACCATTCCCAAACTTCAGAAGCATGAGTGCAATAAAAATCCATCAGCAAGTTTATAATGGATACTGAATTAAATCAATTGCAAGTAAAGTAAATGATACCTGAGGGAAACAGATAGGTATTCCTCCCCTCATTGCTTTTGGGGCCTTGAAGATCGCCTACAAAGGATGAAGAACAAGCTAGAGAATAAGTAAATTGAGCAACCAAACTCACCTCAGCCATCACACCATATAAGAGTACATTTAGTTATGACATGGATTAGATCATGTACCAttagtgaaaaaaataataataataattacagcTAAAAATCTGGTATCAGAAACCAAGCAAGTATGCCAAATTCATTGTTTAAAATAAACAAGAAAAATCATGAACAGAACAGAATGAAACTCATGGACCAAACAAATTGATCAGTCAACTAAAGGATACATTCCAACCACATAATATGTCAACTATAATTATATGGCCTATCTCAATCATTGGCAAAGCAAAATTGTACTTTTTCTTTTTACCTTACTACTAGTGAAAAGAAGTTCTTCCCCATGGTCATTCCTCCATGAAGTGACCTGTCCTCCGTACAAGCTTACCTATGTTATCAACAGAGATTCATTAATGTCAAATCTCAT is a window from the Cannabis sativa cultivar Pink pepper isolate KNU-18-1 chromosome 1, ASM2916894v1, whole genome shotgun sequence genome containing:
- the LOC115708113 gene encoding exosome complex component RRP41 homolog, producing MEFVSPEGLRLDGRRPTEMRQIRAELGAVAKADGSAVFEMGNTKVVAAVYGPREVQNRSQLLNDQALVRCEYSMANFSTGDRMRKPKGDRRSTEISLVIRQAMESCIMTHLMPRSQIDIFVQVLQADGGTRSACINAASLALADAGIPMREIVTSCSAGYLNSTPLLDLNYVEDSAGGPDVTVGILPKLDKVTLLQMDSKLPLDIFETVMQLATEGCKAIAKELREILLDNTKQLEFRRGG
- the LOC115706473 gene encoding putative glucose-6-phosphate 1-epimerase, whose translation is MGHPAAAVWDNKAATEMTKDWNGIDQVVLRSPHGASARVSLYGGQVTSWRNDHGEELLFTSSKAIFKAPKAMRGGIPICFPQFGNGGSTELHGFARNKIWMIEDSPPPLHLNDSHGKSFVDLLLKPSDDDMKCWPHSFEFRLRVSLAADGVLNMISRIRNVNGKPFSFSFAYHTYFSVSDISEVRIEGLETLDYLDNLCQKERFTEQGNAITFESEVDRVYVSAPNAIAILDHEKKRTFVIRKEGLPDIVVWNPWEKKSRAMGDLGDEEYKQMVCVDGAAIVRPITLKPGEEWTGRMQLKVVPSSFCSDHLGF